One Gemmatimonadota bacterium genomic window, TCTCCAGGGTCCTGGGATAAACCGTAACTAGAAGTAGCACAGTAATGCCGGACGCGGCCCCCCGCAAGGAAATCGATGCTACCCGGAGGGCGCTGCCGCGGGGTGCATGCGAAACGGCCGGGGCATGCACCCCGGCCGCTCGCGATCATCGCGCGCACACCATGCGCTTCGGATTCGTTTGGCCCGAAGCGTCAGGTGTGCCGGCTACTTGCAGCGCAGGTTGGGCCCGCGCTGCCGACACGCGATCGCGGCCATGGCCGTGTCGCTGCCGTTGTCGTCGGTCACCGTGAGCTCGACTACGAAGTCTCCCGCTCCACCATAGATATGCGAGGGCGATACGCCGTTGCCGTTAGAGCCATCGTCGAAGTCCCAGGCGTAGCTCAGCGTACCCACGCCTGTGGACGCGCTGGCATCGAACGAGCACGTGTCGCTGTTCGAGCAGTCGAAGCTGAACGCCGCGTTCAGGCCCGCGGGCGGTGGCGGCGGCGGCGGCGGGCTCCCGCCCCCGACCGCGTTGAGAGCGCCGAGCTCGGCTACGATGTTGGGCATGGGGCTGAACACCCACAACGAGCCGGGCCCGTTTCCACCCCACAGGATCCCCTCGAGGCGGACGTCGCCTCCCCCGAGTTCCGTGAACGTGGGTGAGCCGCTGTCGCCGGAACCGACGATCTGACGATCGCGCGGGCTGATGCGGTCCACCAGCTCCTGAAACAGCATCACGATGTTGGTGCCGCTAACGCCCACGTGAATGCAGCTCCCCCGGAGCCTTCCGCGAGTGTAGCCGGTGGTTCGTCCCACCTTGAAGACAATCGCGCCCTCGAGCCCGCAACTCGTACCGACGGCACCGCCGCGCTGCTCCGAGATCGCCCATGTCCCCTGGGCATCGAGAGATCCCAGGCTCAGCGGCCGCGCGATCGCCCCGAGCGCGAACGCTCGGGCTCCGGTAAGCTGAATCAGCGCCGCGTCGCTCCGCCTGCACACGCTACCGCCAGGGCAGCCACCGCCGGAAAAGAAGGCGGGGTCGGCCGCCTCCGTGCCGATCTGGGCTGGCTCCGAGGTTGAGAGCGGCTGCCAGTACGGCGTCCCCTCCACACCCCCCCGCGTAGTCGTGCAATGTGAATTCGTGACGAAATGCGTCGCGGTGCCTCCGCCTCCCACGCCGAAGCCGAGCGTGCACAGAAAGCCCGGGAAGTGGATCTGAATGCCGCCGGCCATGGGATCGAAAGTGCCCTGGAGACTCTGCAGCGCCAGGATGGGCTCCGCTTCCTCCACGACCAGCGCCTCGGGAGAGATCCCCAGCCCCGACGCGAGCGCTCGGATGGGTCCCTCGGCCCCCGGCGTGCTCACGCCGACGACGA contains:
- a CDS encoding PKD domain-containing protein yields the protein MHRFSSPGAATIAAAALVLSACSDVNDSLSPDTPADIDAARIPAHAQGSPPDRAAIAAAVPEFGGVFLDDGAPTVYLTDTSRRPQVEGALSAWLAQEGYAPGQVRVRRGDFDYLQLSEWFEGLTRGAFAAGDVVFTDLRESENRIVVGVSTPGAEGPIRALASGLGISPEALVVEEAEPILALQSLQGTFDPMAGGIQIHFPGFLCTLGFGVGGGGTATHFVTNSHCTTTRGGVEGTPYWQPLSTSEPAQIGTEAADPAFFSGGGCPGGSVCRRSDAALIQLTGARAFALGAIARPLSLGSLDAQGTWAISEQRGGAVGTSCGLEGAIVFKVGRTTGYTRGRLRGSCIHVGVSGTNIVMLFQELVDRISPRDRQIVGSGDSGSPTFTELGGGDVRLEGILWGGNGPGSLWVFSPMPNIVAELGALNAVGGGSPPPPPPPPAGLNAAFSFDCSNSDTCSFDASASTGVGTLSYAWDFDDGSNGNGVSPSHIYGGAGDFVVELTVTDDNGSDTAMAAIACRQRGPNLRCK